The Pseudalkalibacillus hwajinpoensis DNA window ATTATAAAAGAAGTGACAGGGGACTTTCAGAGGGAATGCAGTTGTCCTTCGTTAGCCAACTTTCAAAAGGATTGTCAGCATATCGCAGCCGTTCTATTAGCGATTAATGATTTTCAACAAAAAGGAACTTCCCCACTTAATAGACAAGGCCAACAAGCCACTGATGGAGAACTAACGGAAGGTTTCATGACACTTTTCAATGACAAATCTACGCCAACTAGTGGCCATCAACGTTATTTCGAGAAAAGAGAAGTTCTTGGAGCCTCATTTACCTGTAAAGTAATTTCAGTGGGGAATGGTCAGTACTTACTTGGAATGGAAATAGAACTTAATAGCACTAAATTACATAGCATTCGAAATTTTCTTATAGACGTAAGACAAGGAAAACCGAGTGAACTATCTCCTACATTCACGTATGATCCGGGCATTCACTGCTTTTCAATTGAAGCAGATGCGCTTATTCATCATCTTATTCGGGTCGTTTATGATGAAGTGGCTTTTCTAGAATCAATACCTGACGCTTTCAACTATAAAGGAACGAATCAAACCTTAATTATCCCCCCAACCGCGTGGAAGCGGCTTGTCCCTTTGCTCACCAATGCCTCATTAGCTAAGCTTGAATATGACGGAAACCGTTTTGAGCGCTTACGAATTGTGGATGGTACACCTCCTATCCAGTTTCTATTCGACGAAATAAGTAAGGATCACTTTCAATTAACAGTTAAAGGCTTTGAGAGTATGCTCGTTTTGAATTTATATCGTTCTGTTCTGAGTGACGGAAAAGTCTTTCAGTTGGATGGACAGGACTGTGAACGATTATCCGAACTAAAGCAAATGCTTCCATCTCCTGGTACGAATCATATTCCAATTCCACATAAACATATCAATCATTTTCTCGAAAAAATCGTACCGGATCTGAAGAAGATTGGAAATGTTCAACTATCGCAAAGGTTAAATCAGAGATTCTTCAAAACGCTGCTCGTTGCCAAACTATACCTGGATCGTTTGAAAAATCGTCTGCTTGCTGGACTTGAGTTTCACTATGAAGAAGTCGTGATCCAACCGCTTGAAAGCAGGGAGGTCCCCACAGGACCGATGATCATTAGGGATATTGAAAAGGAAGAGAAAATCCTCAAGCTCATGGACGAAAGTGGGTTTTCAAAGACAGATGGCGGTTATCATATGCAAAATGAAGCACTTGAGTATGAATTTCTGTATCATGTTGTTCCGAAGCTACAGAAAATGGTTCAACTATATGCCACTACGGCTGTTCGGAATCGACTTGTGAGAAAGGAAACTCATCCTGCTATCAGGGTCAAGCATAAGAAAAGGGAACGCACAAATTGGTTGGAATTCAAATTTGAAATGGATGGTATTTCTGACAATCAAATTCAAGAGGTTTTAGCTGCATTGGAAGAGAAAAGGAAATATTTTCGTCTTCGAAATGGGTCTCTCTTATCTCTTGAGACGAAAGAGATGGAAGAAATTCATCGTTTCTTGACGACCGTCCCGGCACAGGATGAAGATTTGGAGGCGAGTTTAAATATACCGGTTACCAAAAGCCTTCATCTTCTTGATTCTATTGATACGAGTGAGCTTTTTACGGTAGAGGATTCTTTTCGACAGTTCTTAGATCAACTCCTTCATCCGGGAAAATTGGATTTTGAGGTGCCAGAGAAGTTAGATCACATCCTGCGTGACTATCAAAAACGCGGATACAAATGGATGAAAACACTAGCTAGCTATGGATTCAGTGGCGTTCTAGCTGATGATATGGGACTTGGTAAAACACTGCAAAGCATCACTTATATTGTATCCGAGCTATCAATCATTCGAGAACGTAAGCTCCCTGTTATCATCGTTTGCCCGTCATCTCTCACCTATAATTGGCTGCATGAAATAAGGAAATTTGCTCCTGATATCCGAGCGGTTGTCATAGACGGAAATCAATCGAATCGAGAAAAGATACAAAAGAATAGCGCAGAAATGGACGTCGTCATCACATCCTATCCGCTACTTCGGAGAGACATTAAATGGTATGAGAATCAATCGTTTCACACGGTGTTTTTTGATGAGGCTCAGGCGTTCAAGAATCCAACGACACAGACTGCTAGAACGGTTAAAAGGATCGAGGCAAATCACCGTTTCGGACTGACAGGGACACCCGTGGAAAATTCAATTGAAGAGCTCTGGTCAATCTATCATGTCATTTTTCCACAGCTATTCCAGGGGTTGAAAGATTATAGCTATCTTACAAGGAAAACCATTGCTCGAAGGGTTCGACCCTTTTTACTTCGTAGAATGAAAGAAGATGTACTTGCGGAGTTACCTAAAAAAATGGAGTCCCTTGAGTTAACCGAGCTTTTACCTGAACAAAAGAAGCTCTATGCAGCCTATTTAGCAAAGCTACGAACGGATACACTGAAGCACCTCGACAGGGATACCATTCGAAAAAATCGGATAAAAATATTAGCAGGTTTGACGCGGTTGCGACAAATTTGTTGTCACCCTGCTCTATTTGTAGAAGGATACAAGGGAAGCTCAGCAAAATATGAGCAGCTGCTTCAAATCATTGAGGAATCAAGACTGTCTGGTAGAAGAGTTTTGATCTTCTCCCAATTTACTAAAATGCTTAAGCACATAGGTAGAGAGCTGACAGTCCGAGGTCAAACCTATTTCTATCTAGATGGAGAAACGCCTGCCGAGGAGCGAGTACAAACCTGTAATCGATTTAACGAGGGTGAGCGTGATCTGTTTCTTATTTCCTTAAAAGCAGGGGGGACTGGCCTTAACTTAACAGGTGCAGATACGGTGATCTTATATGATCTCTGGTGGAATCCTGCAGTCGAAGAGCAAGCAGCAGATCGAACGCACCGCATTGGTCAAGAGAAGGTTGTAAAGGTAATTAAGTTAGTAGCTCAAGGCACAATTGAAGAGAAGATGAATGAGCTTCAAGAGAAAAAGAGAGAGCTCATTGCAGACATTATTGATTCAGAAGAAAAAGCTTCAGCAACATTAACGGAAGAGGATATTCGTGAGATATTAATGGAATGACAGAAGGTGTATTTTTTCATAATCGAAACATACAATGCGGACCGTAGAAAAACAAATATTCTTATTCTCTTGAATTTTTACATTACTCCTGTATACTAATTATTTAACAAAACAATTTAATAGATAACTTTCTTATCAAGAAAGGTGGAGGGACTGGCCCGTTGAAACCTTAGCAGCAGACTTTTAAAGTACTGTGCTAATTCCAGAAGCATTGGCTTGAAGATAAGAAGAGAAATTTGTTATACAAAAATAACCCTCTTCTTATTAGAAGGGGGTTTTGTTTTTGTAAACCAAATCTAAATATTCATGCAGAAAATAACAATAAAGTTTAAAGAAAGAAGGAATTTAGATTGACGAAATCAGTAGAACAAAGAGTATCAAAAGCTCCATTTAAAGGAGACCATGTAGGGAGTTTTTTACGGCCGGAACGTTTGAAGCAGGCACGCTTACAGAAGGCAAAGGGTGAAATTACGGACCAGGAATTGCGGGAAATCGAAGACGAAGAAATTGTTAAATTAGTGGAAAAGCAAAAAGCAGTCGGGCTTAAAGCAGTAACGGACGGTGACTTCCGACGTAGTTGGTGGCATTTTGACTTCCTTGAAGGTTTGGATGGTGTGGAAGGTTTTGAAACCGAAAAAGGTCTCCAATTCGATGGTGTTGTGACAAAAGCGCATGGTATTAAAGTAACCGATAAAGTTGGATTCAGCGATCATTACATGATTGAGCATTTTAAATTCCTTAAAAGTATTGCAGGGGATGCGGTTGCGAAATTCACAATTCCAAGCCCTAATATGCTTTTCTTTAGAGGAGAGATCGATAAGGGGCTTTACGATAGTGACGAAGCATTTATAGACGACTTGATTGTTGCTTACCAGGGGGTCATTCAGGCGCTATACAATGAAGGATGCCGTTACCTGCAAATTGATGATACATCATGGGCTACTTTCTTTTCCGAGGAAGGAAGAGCATCAATTGAAGCGAAAGGAAAGAACCCCGAAAAGGTTGCAAAGTTGTGTGCCCGGGCGATCAACAAATCAATAGCCAATAGACCTGACGATATGCTCGTAACCATGCATATTTGCCGTGGGAACTTTAAGTCGACCTTTATGACGAGTGGCAGTTATGAAGAAATTTCCGAAACCATCTTCGGTGGTTTGAATGTCGATGGGCTTTTCCTTGAGTTTGATGATGAGCGTTCTGGTGGTTTTGAACCGCTCCGCCATGTCTACCGCTCGGACCTATCAATTGTTTTAGGTTTGATCACTTCGAAATTTGGTGAATTAGAGGACCCGGAAAAAGTGAAAGCACGAATTGCAGAAGCTTCAAGATATGTGCCGTTAGATCAGCTTTGTTTAAGTCCGCAATGCGGTTTTGCTTCCACAGAAGAAGGTAACTTACTGACTGAAGACCAACAATGGGAAAAAGTATGTCATGTATTGGATATTGCCAAAGAAGTTTGGAAGTAATTTATTCACATTAACATGTATATAACGTCTAGAAAATAGACACATAATCATTGAAATCAGGGGGCAATCCTCCTGATTTTTTAGTGTTTGGTAAAACGGATAATCATGCTCCATCCGAAGGCTTTTTTAATGGCCACATTTCATTAGATAGAAGCAATCTGAAATAGTTTCATCTATATTATTGCGAAAATTCTAACTTTTATTTATAATTTGTCTAATCCATTTTAAGGTAGTTTTATTTAAAAATAGTACTATTATACGTACTAAATACATTCTAAATTACACTTTAATGATAATAAATAATTATTATAGTATTCTTTGTGGAAAAACAAATTAAATTAAAAGGTGGTGAATGAGTTGATTCTTGATGAATTAGATAAGAATTTAATTGTTTGTTTATCCCATGATGGTCGCATGTCCTTCAAAGATATTGCTGAGGAATTAGATGTTACTGAAAAGACGATTAGATTAAGGTACAAGAAACTTGTAGATAGTGGTGTTCTGAAGGTGGTTGCGATGGATGGATCCAAATCATCCTCAGCATAATGGGGAATTCACCTATTACTCTTTCTTGTATGGTGGGTTTAAAGGTGATGAAGCTCATAAGGTTGAACACGTAAAGGCCCTGGATGAATACACGGTAGAGATAAAATTAACAGAGCCTACCGCGCCATTTATTAGCTATTTAGCTATTCCAATGTTCGGGATTGCTAGTCCAGAGGCGATTCAGAAGAATGAAGACTATTATGTAGATGGAATCCCGCATCTCGATCAGCTCATTTTTAGAGTCATTCCTGATAACTCATCGCGGCCATGTGTGAAGTTAGCGGACAAATCACTGATCTCACATCCGTTAATTAGCCAACATTTAATAAAGTTAGCCAATGAAAGAAACATCCCTTATCAAGAAGAGGTTTTTATGGGAATTGGAACAGATGCAGGTGCGATTCATCTAACCGGGGAGGGGGTAACAACGGGAGCACTTTCTATTCCATCAAGATATACCCATTCTCCTCATGAAGTGGTAGATTTAAATGATTTGAAGAATTCTAGAGATTTATTGCTGAGTTTTATAACGTCATTAGACCAGTTAAAGGGTAAGGATTTTTTGGATACGTAATTAAGAGATTTTCCGAATAGTGCTTCACAATGGAGACTGACCCTTGCTGTATTAACGCGCAGCAGGGGAAAGGCTCCATTTTAATTTTGTTTTATGCAGAAATTACTCTAAATCAGAGGGAGATCGAATATTATCTTTATAGGTGTCAATAAAAAGAGTGCCGTTACTGTTAACCACTGCGTAGTAAATATCTTCTATAGTTAAGTTTCTTTTTTTAATCTCCAAATGAATCCACTCTCTGTTATATTGGTTGATTAAATTCTTCTCAATTATTACGCCGTCCATAATTAACTCAATAGGTAACGATGATGGAGAGTATTTAAGTTGTAAATCTTGACGTGTAGGAGGTTGAAATTGATTTTTCTTACGAATGGATAATTCGCCACTTACTTCTACTAACGCATATTCCACTTCATAGATGTCAAATACCCCTAGTTCTCTTAGATGTTGATTCAAATCATCTAAAGAGAATTTTATTTTTTTCATATTGCATCAAGGATTTTACCACCTTCAATGACTACGGTTGGTTGTCCAGAAAACCATTTTCTTAGCTCTCGACTTCTAAAAGCTAGCAAGAGAAAATAATAAGATTAATGAGAGGAATGAAGCAAGCATTTCAAAGAAATTCAGTTTTGTATTAAAGCCCATATTGGCAATAAACGAACCAATCGTAATCGAAAGAGCATAGCTATAATGATTTTTATGAGAGTTAATGTGTTTTCCGGTCAGCAGGGTAACGATAGTTAAAAGGATAAAACTGCCCATCGTTCTAGAAATAGCAATCAAATATTCTTCCATCGAAACCCTCCTTTTTTTCTTTATTGCAGTATTTACCAAAATGCAAATAATTATATTTGTATGATGACTTAACTTTAAGAAGTTATGTATCGTTATATGGGTTTAACTGAAAGCATTATCATCTACTTATTGACAATAAAACACAAAAAAACATGAAGATAAATTCTTCATGTTTTTTCTAAGCATTCCCTAAATTACTGAGTTATCCCAACAGAATCAAATCCACCTACAGAAGCTTCAACCTCTGCACTACCTTCACCATACAAATCAACAGCTGATTGAA harbors:
- a CDS encoding SNF2 helicase associated domain-containing protein, translating into MNIKVNNKIIKEMCGTLSFKRGEAYYHSNKVVFNQFRSDFCEATVHGTEDFHVTIIKEVTGDFQRECSCPSLANFQKDCQHIAAVLLAINDFQQKGTSPLNRQGQQATDGELTEGFMTLFNDKSTPTSGHQRYFEKREVLGASFTCKVISVGNGQYLLGMEIELNSTKLHSIRNFLIDVRQGKPSELSPTFTYDPGIHCFSIEADALIHHLIRVVYDEVAFLESIPDAFNYKGTNQTLIIPPTAWKRLVPLLTNASLAKLEYDGNRFERLRIVDGTPPIQFLFDEISKDHFQLTVKGFESMLVLNLYRSVLSDGKVFQLDGQDCERLSELKQMLPSPGTNHIPIPHKHINHFLEKIVPDLKKIGNVQLSQRLNQRFFKTLLVAKLYLDRLKNRLLAGLEFHYEEVVIQPLESREVPTGPMIIRDIEKEEKILKLMDESGFSKTDGGYHMQNEALEYEFLYHVVPKLQKMVQLYATTAVRNRLVRKETHPAIRVKHKKRERTNWLEFKFEMDGISDNQIQEVLAALEEKRKYFRLRNGSLLSLETKEMEEIHRFLTTVPAQDEDLEASLNIPVTKSLHLLDSIDTSELFTVEDSFRQFLDQLLHPGKLDFEVPEKLDHILRDYQKRGYKWMKTLASYGFSGVLADDMGLGKTLQSITYIVSELSIIRERKLPVIIVCPSSLTYNWLHEIRKFAPDIRAVVIDGNQSNREKIQKNSAEMDVVITSYPLLRRDIKWYENQSFHTVFFDEAQAFKNPTTQTARTVKRIEANHRFGLTGTPVENSIEELWSIYHVIFPQLFQGLKDYSYLTRKTIARRVRPFLLRRMKEDVLAELPKKMESLELTELLPEQKKLYAAYLAKLRTDTLKHLDRDTIRKNRIKILAGLTRLRQICCHPALFVEGYKGSSAKYEQLLQIIEESRLSGRRVLIFSQFTKMLKHIGRELTVRGQTYFYLDGETPAEERVQTCNRFNEGERDLFLISLKAGGTGLNLTGADTVILYDLWWNPAVEEQAADRTHRIGQEKVVKVIKLVAQGTIEEKMNELQEKKRELIADIIDSEEKASATLTEEDIREILME
- a CDS encoding 5-methyltetrahydropteroyltriglutamate--homocysteine S-methyltransferase; the encoded protein is MTKSVEQRVSKAPFKGDHVGSFLRPERLKQARLQKAKGEITDQELREIEDEEIVKLVEKQKAVGLKAVTDGDFRRSWWHFDFLEGLDGVEGFETEKGLQFDGVVTKAHGIKVTDKVGFSDHYMIEHFKFLKSIAGDAVAKFTIPSPNMLFFRGEIDKGLYDSDEAFIDDLIVAYQGVIQALYNEGCRYLQIDDTSWATFFSEEGRASIEAKGKNPEKVAKLCARAINKSIANRPDDMLVTMHICRGNFKSTFMTSGSYEEISETIFGGLNVDGLFLEFDDERSGGFEPLRHVYRSDLSIVLGLITSKFGELEDPEKVKARIAEASRYVPLDQLCLSPQCGFASTEEGNLLTEDQQWEKVCHVLDIAKEVWK
- a CDS encoding Lrp/AsnC family transcriptional regulator; the encoded protein is MILDELDKNLIVCLSHDGRMSFKDIAEELDVTEKTIRLRYKKLVDSGVLKVVAMDGSKSSSA
- a CDS encoding DUF421 domain-containing protein; this encodes MKKIKFSLDDLNQHLRELGVFDIYEVEYALVEVSGELSIRKKNQFQPPTRQDLQLKYSPSSLPIELIMDGVIIEKNLINQYNREWIHLEIKKRNLTIEDIYYAVVNSNGTLFIDTYKDNIRSPSDLE